The following nucleotide sequence is from Candidatus Cloacimonadota bacterium.
TAGTGCAGCAATAAAACTATCAAACAGCAAAATATCTGCTTCGCTATAAACTCTTTTGGGCTCATTATATAATTCAATAATCTGTTGTTTCAGCTTCATCACATATCCTTTAATGCTTGTTTAATTCTTTCTAAAGCCGATAGTAATACACTGCGAGGCGTGGCAAAGTTTAACCTCATAAAGCCAGTTCCCTCTATACCAAATGAAGTTCCGGGATTAAGCGCCAACCTTGCCTTTTGGATGAAAAAATTATTTAATTCCTTATCCCCTAATCCCAGTTCTCTGCAATCTAACCATGCTAGATATGTGCCATTGCATTCTGCCATCGAGATGCTCTGTATTTCTTCCAAGAAAAAGTCTCGCACAAGATCACGGTTTTGTTTAAGGTAGTTCAAAAGAGCTTCCAACCAATGCTCTCCTTTCAGGTAGGCAGCGGTAAAGGCGGTTATGCCAAAGCTGTTTCCCATAAATGTGTGAAGACTGTTATTCAACTCATTCAGGGTTTTGCCAATTTTATTGTCTGGTGCAAACATAACTGCCGTGGCAAGACCGGCAAGATTGAAGCTCTTGGCTGGTGATATTCCCGTAATTACATTATCTCCGCCAAAACTGGCTATGGATTGATGTTTGTTTGGGGCAAACACAATGTCTGCATGAATCTCGTCGCTAAATACCATCACTTCATGCTTGGTACAGATTTGGTGAATTTTCTTTAGCTCATCGTAAGAAAATACCTTTGATACTGGATTGTGGGGATTGCATAACACAAACATTTTTACCTGTGCAGCCTTATGCTCAAAATCGTCCCAATCAATTTCGTAAGTATTGTTGCGAGAAATCAAAGGATTGGTGAGTAAATTTCGAGAATGCTCTATAATCGTACTAAAAAATGGAGGATACACCGGAGTTTGGATTAAAATAGAATCGCCGGGTTTTGTCTGGCTCAATACCGCTATAGCCAAAGCAGTCATAATACTTGGAACATTAATAACTTTTTGCCCTACTGTATCCCAATTATACCGCTTTTGAATCCACTTACGAATGGAAGCATGAAAATCGTGATCAGGGAAGTTATATCCAAATATTGGGTGTTGTATGCGTTTGATAAGAGATTCAGTTATCTCTGGCGCAACAGCAAAATCCATATCCGCCACCCAAAGTGGGATTATGTCTTCTTTGCCATAGATTATTTTGAGGGCATCATACTTAAAGCACCCAGAATGTTTGCGTTCAATTACTTGATTGAAGTTCATCGGTTGCGCTTGCCTTTAGATAATCCAGGATTCCTTGCATCTTTTCAGGTATCGTAGCTTGAGGGGCTAGATCTGCAATATTGAGAATAATCTCTAAAATGTTAGGAAAAGAGGCATTGGTTACATAGCTTTTTTCTCTGCCCTTATCATCCAAGTATCTAATGCTAAAATAGAATGTAATCTTGCGATATAGCTCTAAGGCTAGCACATCCTTATAGGCTATTTGAATGGGTTTTTTAGCTATAAATCCCAAGCGTAGATGTGAGGATTCAAAAGTTACACTATTTAGAGCAGTAGCTTTCTTCAAAATTGAATCCAAGCCAACAAAACCGATAGCTATTGGCAATATTTTAAAAAAGATTGGAGTCTCACTTGTAACATATTGCATCATGAAATATATGCTATATATCATTATTGCTAATGAGATAGCTATCATAAACCATCGTAGCCAAGGTTTATGCCGATAACAGATAGGAATCTTATCTCTAATATATTGCAGCTTTATTTTATGCGACATTTATATTCCTTGTATAGCTTTCGCACGCTTTCAAGTATTATCTCTGATGCCGGCACCACGTCCGATAGGTTAATTTCCTGCCCATCACCGTGAAAATCGCTACCCGCCGTCATATAAAGTCCATTGTTTTGTGCTGTTTGAATAAACTCATCTACTTGATACTGGAAATGATCAGGATGCCACACTTCCAGTCCATCGATGCCAAAGCCAATAAACTCCTGAACAAAATCTGGGTTGCTAAGTTTTCCCGGATGAGCAACAATCGCTAACCCACCTGCTTGGTGAATTATATTTATAACATCCAAAACGCTTTGTTCCGGTTTGGGCATAAAAGCCGGTTTGAAGTTACCGATATATTTATCGAATGCCTCATTCTTGTTGCGGACATATCCTTTTTGGATAAGCACTTGAGCAATATGAGGACGCACTATCAGATCTTTAGCGCCAGCCATTGCCGCAACCTCTTCGATGGTAATATTCATTCCCAGTTTAGCAAGTAACTCAATCATTTTAATGGCTCTGGTTCTTCTGCCTTCATGATACATTTTTGAAAGATCTTTTAGGGCTTGGTTATTAAAATCACAGC
It contains:
- a CDS encoding PHP domain-containing protein translates to MIIKEINDIRRINLHLHTRASDGAFSPAQIVNHAKKIRLDLISITDHDTADAYTELPTVIAPLHILPGMEISSMHQGQDVHILAYGCDFNNQALKDLSKMYHEGRRTRAIKMIELLAKLGMNITIEEVAAMAGAKDLIVRPHIAQVLIQKGYVRNKNEAFDKYIGNFKPAFMPKPEQSVLDVINIIHQAGGLAIVAHPGKLSNPDFVQEFIGFGIDGLEVWHPDHFQYQVDEFIQTAQNNGLYMTAGSDFHGDGQEINLSDVVPASEIILESVRKLYKEYKCRIK
- a CDS encoding PatB family C-S lyase translates to MNFNQVIERKHSGCFKYDALKIIYGKEDIIPLWVADMDFAVAPEITESLIKRIQHPIFGYNFPDHDFHASIRKWIQKRYNWDTVGQKVINVPSIMTALAIAVLSQTKPGDSILIQTPVYPPFFSTIIEHSRNLLTNPLISRNNTYEIDWDDFEHKAAQVKMFVLCNPHNPVSKVFSYDELKKIHQICTKHEVMVFSDEIHADIVFAPNKHQSIASFGGDNVITGISPAKSFNLAGLATAVMFAPDNKIGKTLNELNNSLHTFMGNSFGITAFTAAYLKGEHWLEALLNYLKQNRDLVRDFFLEEIQSISMAECNGTYLAWLDCRELGLGDKELNNFFIQKARLALNPGTSFGIEGTGFMRLNFATPRSVLLSALERIKQALKDM